The proteins below come from a single Corynebacterium glyciniphilum AJ 3170 genomic window:
- a CDS encoding cytochrome P450/oxidoreductase: MVPSATGTHDTTAQPNPDISKCPYHSGSASKDFDPFEMDYQLNPGEACAWARENEPIFYSEKLGYWVVTRFEDVQEVFRDQSTYSASVALEKLTPATPEAQAILEAKGYGMRRTLVNEDEPAHTARRRALAGPFDVAHLKGEEAMVRELVTDYIDRFADKGRADLVNNLLWEVPLTVAFHFLGVPEHDMDMLRRYSVAHTVNTWGRPSPEQQKDIAENVGNFWNLAGDILAELRETPEAPGWMPYSIRAQKEQPEVVTDSYLHSIMMAGIVAAHETTAHSASNAIKLLLENRSVWDELVRKPELIPNAIEECLRLSGGVAAWRRITTKPTVLGGQRLDEGERLLIVSAAANRDPRHFSDPDTIDLYRDNSTDHLTFGFGSHQCLGKNLARLELQVILQELTSRFPSMRLVDQEFEFVPNTSFRGPEHLWVQWDADTGKEDTTGTTPELPDIVFNGPSKELRTRTMFVKEVRQLTAHIVGISLVPDGGTLPSWQPGAHVEIDAGDVSRRYSLCGSSSEAWEIAVALEPDGRGGSRWIHENVAEGATVRIRGPRQNFVVDVDVDRRILIAGGIGITPILALADDAKSRGIDYTIHYCGPTREKLAYLDRLRTDHGEHLVLHVSDEGTRLHLPGIVEEFREGTQVCTCGPDRLTAAVLDVFSSWPEGTVTRESFQSTSSVDVSLNEPFEVTINSTAKVLTVPKEQTLLEVLETSGFDVDADCREGLCGTCVLGVTGETPDDIDHRDDVLSVREKQSGAVIMPCVSRSCAGKPLTLDL, translated from the coding sequence ATGGTTCCGAGTGCAACAGGCACCCACGACACCACAGCCCAGCCCAACCCTGATATCTCGAAGTGCCCGTACCACTCGGGCTCCGCGTCGAAGGACTTTGACCCCTTCGAGATGGACTACCAGCTGAACCCCGGCGAAGCGTGCGCGTGGGCCAGAGAGAACGAACCGATCTTCTACTCGGAGAAGCTCGGGTACTGGGTGGTCACCCGGTTCGAAGATGTGCAGGAGGTTTTCCGTGACCAATCCACCTACTCAGCGTCCGTCGCACTGGAGAAGCTGACCCCGGCCACTCCCGAGGCGCAGGCGATCCTGGAAGCTAAAGGCTATGGGATGCGTCGGACACTGGTGAACGAGGACGAACCAGCGCACACTGCACGACGTCGGGCCTTGGCTGGGCCTTTCGACGTCGCCCATCTCAAGGGCGAGGAGGCGATGGTCCGCGAACTTGTCACTGATTACATTGACAGGTTCGCCGACAAGGGACGTGCCGACCTGGTCAATAATCTTCTGTGGGAGGTCCCGCTGACCGTGGCCTTCCACTTCCTTGGGGTGCCGGAACATGACATGGACATGTTGCGTCGGTACTCCGTGGCACACACGGTGAATACCTGGGGACGGCCGAGTCCAGAGCAGCAGAAGGACATCGCCGAGAACGTCGGAAACTTCTGGAATCTTGCCGGTGACATCCTGGCCGAACTACGGGAGACTCCCGAAGCACCAGGGTGGATGCCGTACAGTATCCGGGCTCAGAAGGAACAACCCGAGGTCGTGACGGACTCTTATCTTCACTCCATCATGATGGCGGGTATCGTCGCGGCCCACGAGACTACCGCTCACTCTGCGTCCAACGCCATCAAGCTTCTGCTGGAGAATCGCTCGGTGTGGGACGAGCTCGTCCGGAAACCAGAGTTGATTCCCAATGCGATTGAGGAATGCCTCCGACTCAGTGGCGGTGTTGCTGCCTGGAGAAGAATCACCACGAAACCAACAGTGTTGGGCGGGCAGAGGCTGGATGAGGGGGAGCGGTTGCTCATCGTCTCAGCAGCGGCAAATCGTGACCCCCGGCATTTCAGCGACCCGGATACCATCGACCTCTACCGGGACAACTCCACTGATCATCTCACGTTCGGGTTCGGCAGTCATCAGTGTCTCGGGAAGAATCTGGCCCGCCTGGAGCTTCAGGTGATTCTCCAGGAACTTACCAGCAGATTCCCCTCCATGAGATTGGTGGATCAGGAGTTTGAGTTTGTTCCGAATACCTCCTTCCGCGGGCCTGAGCACCTGTGGGTCCAATGGGACGCGGACACCGGGAAGGAGGACACGACGGGGACAACTCCGGAGTTGCCGGACATTGTCTTCAACGGGCCTAGCAAGGAGCTGCGGACCCGGACCATGTTCGTCAAGGAGGTACGGCAGCTCACCGCGCACATCGTCGGCATAAGCCTGGTCCCAGACGGCGGCACGCTTCCCAGCTGGCAACCTGGGGCCCATGTCGAGATCGATGCCGGGGATGTCAGCCGGCGCTATTCGTTGTGTGGGAGTTCCTCCGAAGCCTGGGAGATAGCGGTCGCCCTCGAACCGGATGGGCGTGGTGGCTCGCGATGGATCCACGAGAATGTCGCCGAAGGGGCGACTGTTCGTATCCGTGGCCCACGACAGAACTTTGTGGTCGACGTCGACGTGGACCGCCGGATTCTGATTGCCGGTGGTATCGGTATCACCCCGATTCTTGCGCTCGCCGATGATGCGAAGTCCCGGGGGATCGACTACACCATCCACTACTGTGGACCGACCAGGGAGAAGCTTGCTTACCTCGACCGACTCCGCACCGACCACGGGGAGCATCTTGTTCTCCACGTTTCCGATGAAGGAACCAGACTGCACCTTCCGGGGATCGTCGAGGAGTTCCGTGAGGGAACGCAGGTGTGCACCTGCGGCCCGGACCGCCTGACGGCCGCGGTGCTGGATGTCTTCTCCTCATGGCCGGAGGGAACTGTCACCCGGGAATCATTCCAATCAACCTCCTCGGTGGACGTCTCTCTGAACGAACCGTTCGAGGTCACGATCAACTCCACCGCCAAGGTGCTGACAGTGCCGAAGGAACAAACACTTCTTGAGGTACTCGAGACATCGGGTTTCGATGTCGACGCAGACTGTCGTGAAGGACTCTGTGGGACATGCGTTCTGGGGGTTACGGGAGAAACTCCGGACGACATCGACCATCGTGATGACGTTCTCTCGGTGCGGGAGAAGCAGTCGGGTGCGGTCATCATGCCGTGTGTGTCACGGTCATGTGCGGGGAAGCCGCTGACCCTTGACCTGTGA
- a CDS encoding MarR family winged helix-turn-helix transcriptional regulator, with product MADHDNDRSRDDTSDAAHQMHLAEPTAATARPRYDGGLDYWNFVEHVRSRLANESPNSDHAATAVILALVRGATTFSNTMESTIHRPAGRSWAGYQLLYTLWLAGDMYPSEAATLTGTSRAAVSGLTAKMTEEGLLTKIPAPEDGRSHLLHLTERGVKEARTLYERQNIQETRWADALTREERSILLILMDKLLSGTAASEARQRR from the coding sequence ATGGCCGACCACGACAACGACAGGTCACGAGATGACACCTCCGACGCTGCGCACCAGATGCACCTGGCTGAGCCGACGGCAGCGACCGCCCGGCCCCGGTACGACGGTGGGCTGGATTACTGGAACTTCGTCGAGCACGTCCGTAGTCGGCTCGCGAACGAATCACCCAACTCGGACCATGCTGCGACAGCGGTGATCCTCGCTCTGGTCCGCGGGGCGACGACGTTCAGCAACACCATGGAGTCGACGATCCATCGCCCAGCAGGACGCAGTTGGGCCGGTTACCAGCTTCTTTACACCCTGTGGCTGGCGGGCGACATGTACCCTTCCGAAGCCGCGACCCTCACCGGGACCAGCCGGGCCGCAGTGTCCGGCCTGACCGCGAAAATGACCGAAGAGGGACTCCTCACGAAGATCCCAGCACCCGAGGATGGGCGAAGTCACCTACTCCACCTCACCGAACGCGGTGTCAAGGAGGCTCGTACCCTTTACGAGCGGCAGAACATCCAGGAGACCCGGTGGGCAGACGCCCTGACCCGGGAAGAGCGGTCGATCCTGCTGATCCTCATGGACAAACTGCTTAGCGGCACAGCGGCGAGCGAGGCGCGCCAGCGCCGCTGA
- a CDS encoding CoA transferase subunit A has translation MARKTTEATAAELVARYARDGMTVAVGGFGLSGNPFDLIDGLRESGATNLTIVSNNMGVDGQGLGVLLENNQVNKVIASYVGENKRFAELYLSGELEVEFTPQGTLAERLRAGGAGIPAFYTATGVGTLVAEGKPSAEFDGRTYVQERGIVADLALVHAAHGDVDGNLVYRLTAQNFNPLCAASGAVTLAEVEHLEQRGAIQPDTVMTPGVFVQRVIEATPREKPIEKRTVRSREESEATA, from the coding sequence ATGGCACGGAAGACAACTGAGGCAACGGCAGCGGAACTCGTCGCCAGGTACGCCCGCGACGGTATGACTGTCGCTGTGGGAGGGTTCGGCCTGTCCGGCAACCCTTTCGACCTGATCGACGGCCTACGTGAATCCGGGGCGACAAACCTCACCATTGTCTCCAACAACATGGGAGTCGACGGTCAGGGACTCGGCGTTCTCCTGGAGAACAACCAGGTGAACAAGGTCATAGCCTCCTACGTCGGAGAAAACAAGCGGTTCGCCGAGCTCTACCTGTCCGGTGAACTCGAGGTCGAGTTCACCCCACAGGGGACGTTGGCCGAACGGCTCCGGGCCGGAGGGGCCGGTATTCCTGCGTTCTACACCGCCACCGGCGTGGGAACACTCGTGGCGGAGGGGAAACCGTCCGCGGAGTTTGACGGACGGACCTACGTCCAGGAACGCGGCATCGTCGCTGACCTCGCGCTGGTCCATGCCGCCCACGGGGACGTGGACGGCAACCTCGTCTACCGCTTGACCGCACAGAACTTCAACCCGTTGTGTGCAGCGTCTGGCGCCGTCACCCTTGCCGAGGTCGAGCACCTTGAGCAACGGGGTGCGATCCAGCCGGATACGGTGATGACACCGGGTGTGTTCGTTCAGCGGGTCATCGAGGCAACGCCCAGGGAGAAACCGATCGAGAAGCGCACCGTGCGCTCCCGTGAAGAAAGTGAGGCTACGGCATGA
- a CDS encoding homogentisate 1,2-dioxygenase, with translation MAYYRQLGSLPKHRHTALRNDKGDLVYEELMGEEGFSSDSSLLYHTGIPSAMVDARTWDLPDHTLTPNDPLVPLHLKLHDLDGAANGTGADAVRGRRLVMGNSDVRLSYAHVNTTSPLYKSGLGDELVYVERGSALVETQFGPLEVAEGDYINIPRATIHRWVLRDGEDARLYFIEANSHIGPPRRYLSRHGQLLEHSPYCERDLRGPQELQLADGSETDVELYIKHRGGGPSGISGSIHVLPTHPFDVIGWDGCLYPWVFNINDYMPLTGKVHQPPPSHQVFEGHNFVVCNFVPRKVDYAENAIPVPYYHSNVDSDEVMFYVDGDYEARKGSGINKGSISLHPGGHPHGPQPGAAEASIGKEYFDELAVMVDTFQPLQLGEAGLEVNDLSYRSSWTGGRWLGE, from the coding sequence ATGGCTTACTACCGACAGCTCGGGAGCCTCCCGAAGCACCGGCACACCGCACTGCGGAACGACAAGGGCGACCTGGTCTACGAGGAACTCATGGGGGAAGAGGGGTTCTCCTCCGACTCGTCGTTGCTCTACCACACCGGTATCCCCTCGGCGATGGTTGATGCGCGTACCTGGGATCTCCCTGACCACACCTTGACCCCCAATGACCCGTTGGTCCCGTTGCATCTGAAGTTGCACGACCTTGACGGTGCAGCCAACGGAACCGGGGCGGACGCTGTCCGCGGTCGTCGACTGGTGATGGGCAACTCCGATGTCCGCTTGAGCTATGCGCACGTCAACACCACCTCGCCTCTGTACAAGAGTGGCCTGGGGGATGAGCTCGTCTACGTCGAACGTGGCTCCGCACTGGTGGAGACCCAGTTCGGGCCGCTGGAGGTTGCCGAAGGCGACTACATCAACATCCCCCGTGCCACGATCCACCGCTGGGTGCTGCGTGACGGTGAGGACGCGCGTCTGTACTTTATCGAAGCGAACAGCCACATCGGCCCGCCCCGGCGCTATCTCTCCCGGCATGGCCAGCTTCTCGAGCATTCGCCGTACTGTGAGCGGGATCTTCGTGGTCCGCAGGAGCTCCAGTTAGCCGACGGATCTGAAACAGATGTCGAGCTTTACATCAAGCACCGCGGTGGCGGCCCGTCCGGGATCAGCGGGTCGATTCACGTTCTGCCGACGCATCCCTTCGACGTCATAGGGTGGGATGGATGCCTCTACCCTTGGGTTTTCAACATCAATGATTACATGCCGTTGACGGGTAAGGTCCACCAGCCGCCTCCCTCCCACCAGGTGTTCGAGGGGCACAACTTCGTGGTGTGCAACTTCGTTCCGCGTAAGGTCGACTACGCCGAGAACGCTATCCCGGTGCCGTACTACCACTCCAACGTTGACTCTGATGAGGTCATGTTCTACGTGGACGGCGATTACGAGGCCCGGAAAGGGTCCGGGATCAACAAAGGGTCGATTTCGCTGCACCCCGGTGGGCACCCGCATGGACCCCAGCCTGGGGCTGCTGAGGCGTCCATCGGCAAGGAGTACTTCGACGAACTCGCTGTCATGGTCGACACCTTCCAGCCCCTCCAGCTTGGAGAGGCAGGACTCGAAGTAAATGATCTGTCCTACAGGTCTTCGTGGACCGGCGGACGTTGGCTCGGGGAGTGA
- a CDS encoding GntP family permease: MVLASIGVILALLVLIVLAYRGHSVIVAAPIAALIGVLFSGAPLMASYTQIFMPAAGNFIVNFFPLFLVGAIFGTLMSASGYADHLAQWISRLVGAKKAILATAIATALLTYGGISAWVIAFTIVPVANSLFREANIPRRLMPAAIALGIFTFATAALPGSPQIHNAIPTRYFGTTTYAAPVFGIIGAIVTFVLGMAWLEYRTRKLVAAGEVYEEPSHQETTVATTMTTTSTSTSSPSRWPDRATTLLGLRGLLPILIVVGMNLLFVYVLSKKMDFAYLAEDKFGNTDIGAVMGTWSVVIAMATAILAIFLMKPGMFSTYIKGLSDGAKNAVVPAFTTASEVGFGAVIASLAVFAALQNSIFDVSNNPVVIGAVATAVISGLTGSSSGGLTITLETFGDQLAQMATDQGISLELLHRVIAMASVSFDSLPHNGAIVTLLLVCGLTHRQSYKDVGMVTIVPPLIGVLVVMGLGAVFPTI, translated from the coding sequence ATGGTTCTTGCATCAATCGGCGTCATTCTGGCGTTGCTCGTCCTCATCGTGTTGGCCTACCGTGGCCACTCCGTCATCGTCGCCGCACCGATCGCGGCCTTGATCGGAGTGCTGTTCTCCGGTGCTCCACTGATGGCGTCCTACACACAGATCTTCATGCCAGCAGCTGGCAACTTCATCGTCAACTTCTTCCCGCTTTTCCTCGTCGGGGCGATTTTCGGAACACTGATGTCGGCATCGGGATACGCCGACCATCTGGCACAGTGGATCTCGAGGTTGGTCGGCGCAAAAAAGGCGATTCTCGCCACGGCGATAGCCACTGCGCTGCTCACCTATGGCGGAATCTCGGCTTGGGTCATCGCATTCACGATTGTCCCGGTCGCCAACTCCTTGTTCAGAGAAGCGAATATCCCCCGCCGGCTGATGCCGGCCGCGATCGCACTCGGTATCTTCACCTTCGCTACTGCAGCTCTCCCCGGCAGCCCCCAGATTCATAATGCAATTCCAACAAGGTATTTCGGGACCACGACGTACGCTGCGCCCGTCTTCGGCATCATCGGCGCCATCGTCACCTTCGTTCTGGGCATGGCGTGGCTGGAGTACCGCACCCGCAAGCTTGTCGCCGCGGGGGAGGTCTACGAAGAACCCAGCCATCAGGAGACGACCGTCGCGACAACCATGACGACCACGAGCACGTCCACCAGCTCCCCATCCCGGTGGCCGGACCGGGCGACAACGTTGCTCGGTCTTCGTGGACTTCTTCCGATCCTCATCGTCGTCGGGATGAATCTTCTGTTCGTCTACGTGCTGTCCAAGAAGATGGACTTCGCCTACCTGGCGGAGGACAAGTTCGGCAACACCGACATCGGTGCGGTCATGGGCACCTGGTCCGTCGTCATCGCGATGGCCACTGCCATCCTGGCGATCTTCCTGATGAAACCCGGCATGTTCTCCACGTACATCAAAGGTCTTTCCGACGGCGCGAAGAACGCTGTCGTTCCTGCCTTCACCACTGCGTCGGAGGTAGGTTTTGGTGCAGTCATCGCCTCACTGGCGGTTTTCGCGGCGCTGCAGAACAGCATCTTCGATGTCAGCAACAACCCGGTCGTGATCGGCGCTGTCGCCACTGCCGTGATCTCAGGATTGACCGGTTCATCGTCCGGCGGTCTCACCATCACTCTCGAGACATTCGGCGACCAGCTGGCGCAAATGGCGACCGACCAAGGCATCAGTCTGGAGCTCCTCCATCGGGTAATCGCCATGGCCTCGGTTAGTTTCGACTCTCTCCCCCACAATGGTGCCATCGTGACCCTACTTCTGGTCTGCGGGCTCACTCACCGTCAGTCCTACAAGGATGTCGGCATGGTCACCATCGTTCCCCCGCTGATTGGCGTTCTTGTGGTGATGGGGCTCGGTGCAGTGTTCCCCACGATCTGA
- a CDS encoding MFS transporter, with protein MTLNNNETVRGPRGADPGREHHAPAPTQSTAKVVRGAIVGTVLEYYDFGIYGYMATAIAALFFVSHDDTAALLGTFAAFAVAFFLRVPGGIYFGHIGDKYGRKKALTWTIFLMVIATFVMGLIPTYVTIGVWATIILVLCRCLQGFAAGGELGGANAFVSEQAPPKHRALQTSLVNSGTYLGSLLASLVALAVNSMFDPETVLSWAWRIPFLLSVVMGVIGIWIRNHLDETPQFKELKKEGETEAIPIAKLLSTSWREVIVIIFLGAVITGGYYIASVYAATYLQTAGGHSPTVAFLSTSVALIAGVATLPISGYLGDRYGRKPILFTGTIAAVLLGFPCFILMSNGSVWQAFLGQMVLFIAVSVVNGCSYVTYVEMLRASVRYSGLALGNNVSNTLLGGTAPFIATWLIDVSGSTLAPAAYFVFTALLSLGAVFFVKESRGIVLRAD; from the coding sequence ATGACTCTCAACAACAACGAAACCGTTCGTGGCCCCCGGGGCGCGGATCCCGGACGGGAGCACCATGCCCCTGCACCGACTCAGTCCACAGCGAAAGTAGTTCGCGGTGCGATTGTCGGCACCGTCCTGGAGTACTACGACTTCGGAATCTACGGCTACATGGCAACGGCGATCGCCGCCCTGTTTTTCGTGTCCCACGATGACACCGCGGCGCTGCTGGGCACATTTGCCGCCTTCGCGGTGGCCTTCTTCCTCCGGGTGCCGGGTGGAATCTACTTCGGCCATATCGGAGACAAATACGGACGGAAGAAGGCGCTGACGTGGACTATCTTCCTGATGGTGATCGCCACCTTCGTCATGGGGCTGATTCCGACCTACGTCACCATCGGTGTGTGGGCCACGATCATCCTGGTCCTCTGCCGGTGCCTCCAGGGCTTTGCTGCCGGGGGTGAGTTAGGCGGTGCGAACGCCTTTGTCTCTGAACAGGCACCACCCAAGCACCGAGCTCTGCAGACATCGTTGGTCAATTCCGGAACGTATTTGGGATCGTTGCTGGCCTCGCTCGTCGCACTGGCCGTGAACTCGATGTTCGATCCGGAAACCGTGCTCTCGTGGGCCTGGCGTATTCCGTTCTTATTGAGTGTGGTTATGGGCGTCATAGGTATCTGGATCCGGAATCATCTTGATGAGACCCCACAGTTCAAGGAACTGAAGAAGGAGGGGGAGACAGAGGCGATCCCGATCGCCAAACTGCTGTCCACCTCATGGCGAGAAGTCATCGTCATCATCTTCCTCGGAGCGGTCATTACCGGCGGGTACTACATCGCTTCGGTTTATGCCGCGACCTATCTGCAGACAGCTGGCGGTCATTCACCGACGGTCGCGTTCCTCTCGACATCGGTGGCGCTCATCGCCGGGGTGGCCACCTTACCGATCTCGGGCTACCTCGGGGATCGGTACGGGCGTAAGCCGATCCTCTTCACCGGGACCATCGCGGCGGTCCTGCTCGGGTTCCCCTGCTTCATCTTAATGTCCAACGGGAGCGTGTGGCAGGCATTCCTGGGGCAGATGGTGCTGTTCATCGCTGTGTCGGTCGTGAACGGCTGTTCCTATGTGACCTACGTGGAGATGCTTCGGGCATCGGTACGCTACAGCGGCCTTGCCTTGGGCAACAATGTCAGCAACACCCTCCTCGGTGGGACGGCGCCATTCATCGCGACATGGTTGATCGATGTCAGTGGGAGCACCCTGGCGCCCGCGGCCTATTTCGTCTTCACGGCGCTCCTGAGCCTGGGGGCTGTCTTCTTCGTGAAGGAAAGCCGAGGGATCGTTCTGCGAGCTGACTGA
- a CDS encoding MarR family winged helix-turn-helix transcriptional regulator, with the protein MPRESFTTGPEYWTFMDRAREKLDERDMPSTRMLLALNRSSEVVKNTLESQVHKKYGLTWQGFKFLFVLWVTGELEPHRTAELTYLRRATVSSLANALEGRLLITKRPSDSDGRSVILAITGAGAELIENVLREQQDKLSQWASPLTATEQQILVLLLEKLLSGQR; encoded by the coding sequence ATGCCCCGAGAGAGTTTCACCACCGGCCCCGAGTACTGGACTTTCATGGACCGGGCGCGGGAGAAGCTCGACGAACGCGATATGCCGTCAACCCGGATGCTCCTCGCGCTCAACCGCTCCTCAGAGGTCGTCAAGAACACCCTGGAATCCCAGGTGCACAAGAAATACGGATTGACGTGGCAGGGATTCAAGTTTCTGTTCGTACTCTGGGTGACCGGTGAACTCGAACCGCACCGTACTGCGGAACTGACCTACCTCCGGCGCGCTACGGTGTCCTCGTTGGCGAATGCATTAGAGGGGAGGTTGCTCATCACAAAACGCCCGTCGGATTCCGACGGACGTTCGGTGATACTCGCTATCACGGGGGCAGGTGCGGAACTCATCGAAAACGTGCTCCGGGAACAACAGGATAAACTGTCGCAGTGGGCGTCACCGCTGACGGCCACCGAACAGCAGATCCTCGTCCTGCTTCTAGAGAAACTCCTGTCCGGACAGCGCTGA
- a CDS encoding fumarylacetoacetate hydrolase family protein: MTTAAEKFATDGFGTANLPYASVTVDGRAYLATRLGDRIIDIAALAEAVGGLGPEVVQAVTAPNLDGVLSGGPDVWRPLRAWLIEMMSAEGSDTAVEASSVDASHVSYNLAFTPADYVDYYASEDHATNIGKMFRPNEAALKPNWKHLPVGYHGRSGTVVISGTDVVRPKGLRPVPDSAPDFGPSKRLDIEAEMGFVCAGAPARTEVSVADAADYIFGAFLFNDWSARDIQNFEYVPLGPNLGKSFASSVGTWVVPFDALQRARVDTPEREFELADYLKDGADAGGPWGLDIHLEVEVDGEVVSRPEYRRMYWTAPQMLAHMTINGGSLRPGDMFGSGTVSGPEKNSRGSFMELSWGGKEPLKLQDGTEMVFLQDGQTVTMRATAPGADGQTVDFGECVGTIRPATGV, from the coding sequence ATGACAACTGCAGCAGAGAAGTTCGCCACCGACGGTTTCGGTACCGCGAATCTCCCGTACGCCTCGGTCACCGTTGACGGACGGGCGTACCTTGCGACACGCCTGGGCGACCGCATCATCGACATCGCAGCGCTCGCCGAGGCCGTCGGTGGATTGGGCCCCGAGGTGGTGCAGGCGGTGACCGCCCCGAATCTCGACGGTGTCCTCTCCGGCGGCCCTGACGTGTGGCGTCCCCTCCGGGCGTGGCTCATCGAGATGATGTCCGCCGAGGGCAGCGACACCGCCGTGGAGGCGTCGAGTGTCGATGCTTCCCACGTGAGCTACAACCTGGCGTTCACCCCCGCCGACTACGTGGACTACTACGCCAGTGAGGACCACGCCACCAACATCGGCAAGATGTTCCGGCCCAACGAGGCGGCGCTGAAGCCGAACTGGAAGCACCTCCCTGTCGGCTACCATGGCCGCTCCGGCACCGTGGTGATCTCCGGGACGGACGTGGTGCGTCCTAAGGGACTACGCCCCGTGCCCGACAGCGCACCCGACTTCGGCCCGTCGAAGCGCCTCGACATCGAGGCGGAGATGGGCTTCGTGTGCGCCGGAGCCCCCGCACGTACCGAAGTCTCGGTCGCGGACGCGGCCGACTACATCTTCGGTGCCTTCCTCTTCAACGACTGGTCGGCCCGCGACATCCAGAATTTCGAGTATGTTCCGCTGGGGCCGAACCTCGGCAAGTCTTTCGCGTCGTCGGTGGGCACCTGGGTCGTGCCCTTCGATGCCCTGCAACGCGCCCGTGTCGACACTCCGGAACGCGAGTTCGAGCTCGCCGACTACCTGAAGGACGGTGCCGACGCCGGCGGGCCCTGGGGCCTGGACATCCACCTCGAGGTGGAGGTCGACGGCGAGGTCGTGTCCCGTCCGGAGTACCGACGGATGTACTGGACCGCGCCGCAGATGCTCGCTCACATGACGATCAACGGCGGTTCACTGCGACCTGGCGACATGTTCGGATCTGGTACGGTCTCCGGTCCTGAGAAGAACAGCCGTGGGTCGTTCATGGAGTTGTCCTGGGGAGGCAAGGAACCGCTGAAGCTCCAGGACGGTACGGAAATGGTCTTCCTCCAGGACGGTCAGACCGTGACGATGCGTGCCACCGCTCCCGGCGCCGACGGCCAGACCGTCGACTTCGGGGAGTGCGTCGGAACGATCCGTCCCGCGACAGGGGTGTGA